Proteins from a single region of Apium graveolens cultivar Ventura chromosome 7, ASM990537v1, whole genome shotgun sequence:
- the LOC141671312 gene encoding 14-3-3 protein 6, which produces MASREDSVYMAKLAEQAERYEEMVEFMEKVVAAATSGEELTVEERNLLSVAYKNVIGARRASWRIISSIEQKEESRGNDGHVATIREYRSKIENELSGICDGILKLLDSKLIVAASTGDSKVFYLKMKGDYYRYLAEFKTGAERKEAAENTLNAYKAAQDIANAELAPTHPIRLGLALNFSVFYYEILSSPDRACNLAKQAFDEAIAELDTLGEESYKDSTLIMQLLRDNLTLWTSDMQDDGTEEIKEAAKPDDE; this is translated from the exons ATGGCATCTCGTGAAGACAGCGTCTACATGGCGAAACTCGCCGAACAAGCCGAGCGTTACGAAGAGATGGTCGAGTTCATGGAAAAAGTCGTCGCCGCCGCTACTTCCGGCGAGGAACTCACCGTCGAGGAACGCAACCTCCTCTCCGTCGCCTACAAGAACGTCATCGGCGCTCGCCGTGCTTCGTGGCGCATAATCTCCTCGATCGAGCAGAAAGAAGAGAGTCGTGGTAACGATGGACACGTGGCGACTATCCGTGAGTACAGATCTAAGATCGAGAACGAACTCTCCGGGATCTGTGATGGAATATTGAAGTTGCTTGATTCGAAACTTATTGTCGCGGCTTCGACTGGTGATTCGAAAGTGTTTTATTTGAAGATGAAAGGTGATTATTATAGGTATTTGGCTGAGTTTAAGACTGGTGCTGAGAGGAAAGAAGCTGCTGAGAATACTCTTAATGCTTATAAGGCTGCTCAG GATATTGCGAATGCGGAATTGGCTCCAACACATCCAATCCGACTGGGACTGGCACTTAACTTCTCTGTGTTCTACTATGAGATTCTGAGTTCACCTGACCGTGCTTGTAATCTTGCAAAACAG GCTTTTGATGAAGCTATTGCTGAGTTGGATACCCTAGGAGAGGAATCCTACAAGGACAGCACTCTGATTATGCAGCTTCTTCGTGATAACCTTACTCTATGGACTTCAGATATGCAG GATGATGGTACAGAGGAAATCAAAGAAGCAGCCAAACCTGATGATGAATAG
- the LOC141670947 gene encoding WEB family protein At4g27595, chloroplastic-like, whose translation MLRSKSRSGTSDFGGKRSVISRTFSASRICRGDPLVDKEAHVSVGQGSSVETRPSAKIVNSSENGVVRVSTMQRQMNKLDEDMKLMKDQVDALREERDRAFDELRDSKLVAHEAKMRLSKALSPRKAAEDKDASLHGHEELRIVKAAETRAMNLYADSKKWIQKLEEEIERGKQSESKMFESIVSQTKQLEVTKIELEESKLEIAFLREQLDMVRNSSPTKDYKHLDLEKGALQSLSSELKETNANLAHAQEGEKSALAKVHDLMDEIEMLKIELHAAVEGEEKSQKAMEHLALALKEVATESNLEKEKVHSTVLELEQTREEAEKLRLMLKKNEESYAKLLHEAKQENMLHMNTVERLRQEAEESVLAWNGKEMGFVDVIKEAVEERDILQQEKAKLYESLKAAESGTRAAKDDNHKLRDILKQALHEVKMSTEAAAVAREENSELKDTIADKDEAIRFLIQENARLQIDGAAGDEKMKELKRLRTSIAAFQESKVDNEESEMDSTVDTAKFLSPDSVFEDNCKEEETRNEITDMLKVEALKEPVLSSSPVTESRSPKTRHYNRKKSFSLREDTVANSVTEFKHPDSHVEKNSQRTTALLQRFGDMLMMKSLYRKEPTTTFH comes from the exons ATGTTACGTTCAAAATCAAG ATCCGGCACTTCTGATTTTGGAGGGAAGCGATCAGTTATTTCTCGAACATTTTCGGCATCAAGAATTTGTAGAGGTGATCCTTTGGTTGATAAAGAGGCTCATGTATCTGTTGGACAAGGATCATCTGTTGAAACAAGGCCCTCTGCAAAGATTGTCAATTCTTCCGAG AATGGTGTTGTGAGAGTTTCAACCATGCAAAGGCAGATGAATAAGCTTGATGAGGACATGAAGTTGATGAAGGATCAAGTTGATGCGCTCAGAGAAGAAAGAGATCGAGCGTTTGATGAATTGAGAGATTCGAAATTAGTGGCTCATGAGGCCAAAATGAGATTAAGCAAGGCATTGTCTCCTCGGAAAGCAGCCGAGGATAAAGATGCATCCTTGCATGGGCATGAGGAATTGCGCATTGTGAAGGCAGCTGAGACTCGTGCTATGAATTTATATGCAGATAGCAAGAAATGGATACAGAAGCTAGAGGAAGAAATTGAGAGAGGAAAGCAATCGGAATCCAAGATGTTCGAGTCCATAGTGTCCCAAACCAAACAGCTTGAGGTGACTAAGATTGAACTCGAAGAATCCAAGCTTGAAATAGCTTTCCTTCGAGAGCAATTGGATATGGTGCGAAATTCATCTCCAACGAAAGATTATAAACATCTTGATTTAGAGAAAGGGGCATTACAGAGTCTGAGCTCTGAGCTTAAAGAAACAAATGCGAATCTTGCACACGCTCAGGAGGGTGAAAAATCAGCATTGGCGAAAGTCCATGACCTAATGGATGAAATAGAAATGCTAAAAATTGAGCTCCATGCAGCAGTTGAAGGAGAAGAGAAGAGTCAAAAGGCAATGGAACACCTAGCTTTAGCATTGAAAGAAGTTGCAACAGAGTCCAATCTAGAAAAAGAAAAAGTTCATTCTACAGTTCTGGAACTAGAACAAACACGAGAAGAGGCAGAAAAACTGAGGTTGATGCTTAAGAAAAATGAGGAAAGTTACGCAAAGCTCTTACACGAAGCAAAACAAGAGAATATGCTGCACATGAACACCGTGGAGAGGCTTAGACAGGAAGCTGAGGAATCAGTTTTGGCATGGAATGGTAAAGAAATGGGATTTGTTGATGTCATAAAAGAAGCTGTTGAGGAAAGAGATATTCTACAACAAGAGAAAGCTAAACTTTATGAATCCCTGAAAGCAGCTGAGAGTGGGACTAGAGCAGCGAAAGATGATAATCACAAACTTAGAGACATACTAAAACAAGCTCTGCATGAAGTTAAAATGTCCACAGAAGCTGCTGCTGTTGCTAGAGAGGAAAACTCAGAACTTAAAGATACTATAGCCGACAAGGACGAGGCCATTCGTTTTCTTATCCAAGAAAATGCACGACTTCAAATTGATGGAGCCGCAGGTGATGAGAAAATGAAAGAGCTAAAGCGTTTGCGCACAAGTATAGCAGCTTTTCAAGAGTCTAAGGTTGATAACGAAGAAAGTGAGATGGATAGTACGGTGGATACTGCGAAGTTCTTATCACCGGATTCTGTATTTGAGGACAATTGTAAAGAAGAAGAAACAAGAAATGAGATAACTGATATGTTGAAAGTAGAGGCACTCAAGGAGCCGGTGTTGAGTTCTTCGCCCGTAACAGAGTCTCGTTCTCCAAAAACAAGGCATTACAACCGGAAAAAATCTTTTTCATTGAGAGAAGATACAGTGGCAAATAGTGTAACAGAGTTTAAACATCCAGATTCACATGTAGAAAAGAATTCCCAGAGAACCACAGCCTTGTTACAAAGATTTGGAGATATGTTGATGATGAAAAGTTTGTATAGAAAGGAACCAACAACCACATTTCACTAG